Proteins encoded together in one Anopheles darlingi chromosome 3, idAnoDarlMG_H_01, whole genome shotgun sequence window:
- the LOC125953533 gene encoding synaptotagmin-11 codes for MVFVSSAVLGAAAGTGLALLVAVTIVMYRYYVVRRKGKEWAELDRLEEKKAARKINLQECSVTSGSVPVQPASSVVHHSISSETLATGPVELAPSPLQPPPVATGAMKKSYGTATGGPSRTASVPTSAGSRNNSMESVHSRSSSYRETVPKFMTHANSDTRSTTSDNIILRKSRSPSPMRTFSLEGRLPLIGSGSGSGISPLARDGTNERSGSKASLASVISVNPRDISSPKKRNSTFSGVVSLSGESYVPDSPIGSIRSGSDSSAGGRSPRRRVPVILAANDIHSVVGRFHLRLKYDGSKEELLVHLIEGQDLTPATDAGFRDPYVKMYLEPDEEQRTQQTAVHRTETHPYFDQQLSFPLKPRNLVKSSFVLQLLDYDRFSHDEVVGEIRFLLNTLDLSGCELWGDLIAVRRPKEAAAELLISLSYLPQAERLTVVVMKAKNLSISHEPFVKLYLLMNDKRAKKRKTSAIRAHDPTNPIWNEAFTFELPASQLQDAGVELFVTSNEGEGQDLGCGVGLREGGTGTQHWQDLMQNNRKPIAMWHLLR; via the exons ATGGTGTTTGTCAGTTCGGCGGTTCTTGGGGCGGCCGCCGGTACCGGTCTCGCCCTACTGGTGGCCGTCACGATTGTGATGTACCGGTACTACGTGGTGCGCCGGAAGGGCAAGGAGTGGGCCGAGCTGGACCGGCTGGAGGAGAAAAAAGCTGCCCGGAAGATCAACCTGCAGGAGTGTAGCGTGACGAGTGGTTCTGTGCCGGtacagccggccagcagcgtcGTCCATCACTCGATTAGTTCGGAAACGCTCGCGACGGGACCGGTCGAGCTGGCACCCAGCCCACTGcaaccgccaccggtggcgaCCGGTGCGATGAAGAAATCCTACGGCACCGCAACCGGTGGCCCTTCCCGGACCGCTTCCGTCCCGACTTCGGCCGGTtcgcgcaacaacagcatggAAAGCGTTCACTCGAGAAGCTCG AGCTACCGGGAGACGGTGCCCAAGTTTATGACTCACGCAAACAGTGACACCCGGTCGACGACGTCGGATAATATTATCCTGCGG AAGTCCCGCTCCCCCAGCCCGATGCGTACGTTCAGCCTCGAAGGACGTTTACCACtgatcggttccggttccggttcgggaATCTCGCCACTCGCACGCGACGGAACAAACGAACGTTCTGGCAGCAAGGCCAGTCTCGCCTCGGTCATCAGTGTGAACCCACGGGACATTAGCTCACCGAAGAAACGCAACAGTACCTTCTCCGGTGTTGTCTCGCTGTCTGGCGAGTCGTACGTTCCCGACTcaccgatcggttcgatccgCTCGGGCAGCGACAGTAGTGCCGGTGGCCGATCACCGAGAAGACGCGTACCGGTCATCCTGGCAGCCAACGATATCCACTCGGTGGTTGGCCGGTTCCATCTGCGGTTGAAGTATGACGGCAGCAAGGAGGAGCTACTGGTGCATCTGATTGAAG GACAAGATCTAACACCGGCCACCGATGCCGGCTTCCGAGATCCGTACGTCAAGATGTATCTGGAACCGGACGAAGAGCAGCGCACCCAGCAGACGGCCGTACACCGCACCGAAACGCACCCATACTTTGACCAGCAGCTGTCGTTCCCGCTCAAACCGCGCAACCTGGTGAAGAGCAGCTTCGTGCTCCAG CTGCTTGATTATGATCGATTTTCACACGATGAGGTCGTCGGTGAGATACGGTTCCTGCTGAATACGCTCGACCTGTCCGGTTGCGAGCTGTGGGGCGATCTGATAGCTGTTCGGCGACCGAAGGAAGCGGCAGCCGAGCTGCTGATATCGCTCAGCTATCTACCGCAGGCGGAACGGTTGACGGTCGTCGTGATGAAGGCGaaaaatttatcaatttcTCACGAACCTTTCGTGAAG CTCTACCTGCTGATGAACGATAAGCGGGCGAAGAAGCGCAAAACCAGCGCCATCCGGGCACACGATCCGACGAACCCGATCTGGAATGAGGCCTTCACGTTCGAGTTGCCCGCCTCGCAGCTTCAGGATGCCGGTGTCGAGTTGTTCGTGACGTCGAACGAGGGTGAAGGGCAGGATCTCGGTTGTGGCGTTGGGTTGCGCGAGGGTGGCACCGGTACCCAGCACTGGCAGGATCTGATGCAGAACAACCGCAAACCGATCGCCATGTGGCATCTGCTGCGATAa